In Cercospora beticola chromosome 3, complete sequence, the following proteins share a genomic window:
- a CDS encoding uncharacterized protein (antiSMASH:Cluster_2): MSSSQQKTTSVDDAPPALLALPAEMKLQVLSHLPGRQIQACRRVCREFTELINSRENQKAIIDPIRARAAKRRWPLLNVITSPYKKSLFTSLFTWISCRGIWPDIERNRWIIRSAARQWSIRISDEIKAMLHTMFRTNTAYPVVLRCADRLLEIIAEALVQAYIDVHFPDLFVGTENTATRMCDVSTKRKFFSVIDSRIQQVDIQYLATHLGLPLSRAQLGRWYDRIIARRAPVAYKNSTALLNIPRGPSPQLTVPQLLLTGFSYWYQEHDFATSIGDPRPVAVETHGRCTAKDLREFLGCRIPVVEPYAAWYVRWQWAYDLVCEAIGGKALTEIQKAALLEELHVF; encoded by the coding sequence ATGTCGTCCTCTCAACAGAAGACGACCAGCGTAGATGACGCACCTCCTGCACTCCTCGCGTTGCCGGCCGAAATGAAACTGCAAGTTCTATCCCACCTGCCAGGCAGACAGATTCAAGCTTGTCGCCGAGTTTGTCGGGAGTTCACAGAGCTCATCAACTCGAGGGAAAATCAGAAAGCGATCATCGATCCCATTCGCGCTCGTGCAGCTAAACGTCGCTGGCCTCTTCTTAATGTAATTACCTCGCCCTACAAGAAGAGCTTGTTCACCTCCCTCTTCACGTGGATATCGTGCCGCGGCATTTGGCCAGACATCGAACGCAATCGATGGATCATCCGATCTGCTGCAAGGCAATGGTCAATACGCATCTCAGACGAGATCAAGGCGATGCTGCACACGATGTTCCGCACCAATACTGCGTACCCTGTCGTCTTGCGGTGCGCAGATCGACTGCTGGAGATTATCGCGGAGGCGTTGGTGCAGGCTTACATCGATGTTCACTTTCCGGACCTTTTTGTTGGTACCGAGAACACTGCGACACGGATGTGTGATGTGAGTACCAAGCGAAAGTTCTTCAGTGTAATCGACAGTCGCATCCAGCAAGTCGATATACAATATCTGGCTACCCATCTCGGCTTGCCCCTAAGCAGAGCCCAGCTGGGCAGATGGTACGACCGTATTATCGCGCGACGAGCGCCGGTCGCCTACAAAAACAGCACTGCCCTTCTGAACATTCCCCGCGGACCTTCACCACAGCTGACTGTTCCGCAACTCCTCCTGACAGGGTTCAGTTACTGGTATCAAGAACATGACTTCGCAACTTCTATCGGAGACCCTCGCCCAGTTGCAGTTGAGACCCACGGGCGATGTACGGCGAAAGACTTGAGAGAATTTCTCGGCTGCCGTATACCGGTCGTTGAACCATACGCGGCATGGTATGTACGGTGGCAGTGGGCTTACGATCTAGTCTGCGAAGCGATCGGTGGAAAGGCTCTGACGGAAATTCAGAAGGCTGCGCTGCTTGAGGAGCTTCATGTCTTTTGA
- a CDS encoding uncharacterized protein (antiSMASH:Cluster_2) yields the protein MSTNPNTTTRAASTPSATILDLPAEVKLMVLSHLPANQVQECRRVCSDFKELIDSHDNQTAIRKPILDRGATEQESFVDFFLVTDCEESLLSYLFHWIARRGIWRSRERNAHIAHSAAKQWALHVSSTFRNTFAADPMHFGAQMVYNFLGRIAYALSQAYIDTHFPDFFEAEDTDGLETHDMCDVSTLEKFYEVIDGSLYQADLNHLINELDLPLSRAQLGQWYGEIVAKQEPRVSSSSSLSDHDDDTTTPPLISIPLGPSPLLAIPPYVLTDFEYWYQLNEEDLEFDNSDTYSDCASDVFPRETHRIPGRCTAKQLSRVLGGWPCEELYPHWTWCVKSKWADELIGKALGGEELTEMQRAAVIEELYVF from the coding sequence ATGTCGACCAATCCGAACACCACCACCCGTGCCGCGAGCACACCATCAGCCACAATTCTCGACCTCCCGGCCGAAGTGAAGTTGATGGTTTTATCCCACCTTCCAGCAAACCAGGTACAAGAGTGCCGTCGAGTCTGCAGCGACTTCAAGGAGCTAATCGATTCGCATGACAACCAGACGGCAATTCGAAAACCTATACTTGACCGCGGCGCAACAGAACAGGAGTCTTTCGTTGACTTCTTTCTTGTAACCGATTGCGAGGAGAGTCTACTCTCGTACCTATTCCATTGGATCGCCAGGAGAGGAATCTGGCGGAGCAGAGAACGAAATGCTCACATTGCTCATTCAGCTGCGAAGCAGTGGGCACTACACGTTTCGTCCACGTTCCGGAACACATTCGCTGCTGACCCTATGCACTTTGGAGCGCAAATGGTCTATAACTTCCTTGGACGTATCGCATATGCTCTGAGTCAAGCGTACATCGACACTCACTTTCCGGATTTCTTTGAAGCGGAGGATACTGATGGCCTCGAGACCCATGACATGTGCGATGTGAGTACCCTGGAAAAATTCTATGAGGTCATTGATGGCAGTCTTTACCAGGCTGACCTCAATCACCTGATCAATGAGCTTGATTTACCGCTGAGTAGAGCTCAACTAGGGCAATGGTACGGAGAAATCGTCGCGAAGCAAGAACCCCGcgtctcctcctcctcctccctctccgatcacgacgacgacaccacCACCCCACCCCTCATCTCCATCCCCCTCGGCCCCTCCCCACTTCTAGCCATCCCACCCTACGTCCTCACAGATTTCGAATACTGGTACCAACTCAACGAAGAGGATCTCGAATTCGACAACAGCGACACTTACTCCGACTGCGCCTCTGACGTCTTTCCGCGAGAGACTCATCGAATCCCAGGCCGATGTACGGCAAAGCAATTGAGCAGAGTCTTGGGAGGATGGCCTTGTGAGGAGCTTTACCCGCATTGGACGTGGTGTGTGAAATCGAAATGGGCGGATGAGTTGATTGGGAAGGCGCTTGGTGGGGAGGAGTTGACGGAGATGCAGAGGGCGGCGGTGATTGAGGAGTTGTATGTTTTTTGA